TCTCCAGTGTATTCTACTCTTAATGCATTTCATTTAAGGTTTATGCTTAcggtattaaaaattaaatatcttgtCAAACAGTTTTTTATTGCTGGCATTACAACTTTTGACTAAATTCACTACACAACCTACTTTCATTGCAATTGTCAAATTAAAGATAGATAACAATGAAGAATTCGTTTAAAAAGCCTTAAACTGATTGCAAGTATTAGGTTTGACCTTAttcacaaaatcatttttcataatTCATCTTTTGCAGGCATGTCTTGCAATTCATAGATTTATTCCTACAATGACAAATAAGCCAAGTCTATGTGTTTCAAATACTTTGAACATTTAGGACAAAAATGCTTTGGTTTCTTGAATAAATAGATCATGCATTCAATGCTGGAAGAAAATGGGAATCTAAAATGTAAACGTCACATGATTCTTCCTACAGTTTGATGAGCAAAGAGATCAAGTGGCAATAGAGCAAATTCTGCGGGTTATGTTTCTGGACCCTGAAAGGCCTAGTCCTGTAAGACTCTATATCTCAAACTTGTCATATAACCTCTACCATTTTATGTGGCATTGTAGttgaaagttgttgtttctTAAAGGTCCTGGATAAGCTTAAACGAATGTTGGCCGAGGCCGATGCTGCACTTGAAGCACGAAAGAAACCGCCAGAGGAGAAAGGTCCCCGTGTTGCTGGGGAAGGCCTTGTTATAGACGAATGGGTTAGACACTTGTTTcaacacatttttttgtttgaatacaTAGTATATGAACTGACAAAGTAAAGACATTTCATCTTGTCATCCAATCACAagttatcatatatgataactttgttgacttttataataattatctcaaAAGTTATACTTACCaagattttttattagttgaccatgtaaattttttatactaacaTAGCATAGATGTTAAACTCTTTGTTTATGTATGGGAtgctttctttccatttttctCATATTCTGCTCGCTTGCTCCTTATgtagaaagaaagaagagaaagatacTTGGCTCAACAGCAGGTCCAAGGTGTTGATTCAATGTAAAgcatttctttcttcctttttgttgTGTAAGCCcttattttcttcaatttatGTTCTGAAATTGAATTCATAGCTCACTGATCTGATCTAGAAAATTGCTATGAAGCAATAATGAAatcctttcatttttattttcaattatgttTGTGATATTAAATGCGAGTGAATTAATACTATAATCACCTGTACTTAATTGTACTTTTACATCATAATCTATAATTTGTACATAGCTTTTTTTTAGGAGTTATAGATAGCTTGTTTGTTTTAGAAGTATATGGAGTATTCGTGTCTTTTAACATATTTCTGCCTCTTTTGAACGATGGatcaatataattaattatattaaaatagtttTGATATTGGTAAGTCATTAGTTGTTTATAGCCATTATTAATCGGGTGAGAGAAAACAAAGTTGGTAGCATCCATGATCGATGGCGGCTATAACATCATAATCTCCTTATTCTTTGTTTATTACTAAGGatgcttttattattattattattattattatatacaaaGCTTTAGCTTTATCCGTTGGAGATCAAATGAAATCAGAgatcttttacttcttttttgttaaaaaaagagGTTAGTGGTTTGAAGCAGTCAGGAAAATTAATCAATAGATTTAGGGGTCACTAtcattatatatctttttttaggGCATGTCATTATACATTAGTTGGGGACAGTGGAATGCGCATTTTAAATGATCTCCCATCTCTCCTTTGATTTGGTCATACTTTTTTTGGTTACATGATTTGGTTATACTAATATTGCAACATTCCAGAAATAGAAATGCTTTGGCTTTTATCAGAATGTTTGCTTCTGCCTTTGAATCCAAGGGATCCACGTCCATAGCTTGTGCATATTTTAGATGTTAGATGTGGTGAGAGTGCTTAATCCATTGTTATTAAATTCTTTACAAACACGTactgtattaaattattaattatatctgGTTGTGCAAGTATTATAAACGAAAAGCTTTCATTTAAAAAAGATTTGGTCTTAATTTCTGAAACAACAAAGGTAATTACTGGTAAAAAGTTAACAATAGTAATTGGCCCAAAATAGCaaggattattattattattattattaagcaaTGTATATAATATCACTTCACTTGGAGATCAAATGAAGAGATTTTATACTTCTTTTTCTGTTAAAAGAAAGAAGCTAGTGGTTTAAATCAGTcaggaaaattaattaatagacaATTAGCTAGCAGTCCCTATCATTCTATATACCTTTTTTAGGGGCATGTCATTATATATCTTTAATATAGTATAAACATGCTGATTTAACAGGTAATTTAGTCTTTTAACATCCACAAAGTGGGCAGGTCCACTTTAAAAAAGTGAGCATATCTCCTTTTTCTAAAGTACAATATTTAAGTGCTTATTATTATGGCATATCAAGGAGCAGCAGCTATGCCATGTGAAGTAGAGTATTAGATGTTATAGAAGAATAATTATTGATGTGTTTTTATTAAACAATTTAGTGCCCGTTTGCTTTGAATCTTAACTGTGGTGGCATACAtttcaatacaaaattaatattaaaaacacgTTATTTGAAAAGGAGACAATAGTAAAGATTGTCAACtatgttttctttatatttttttaataaatatttcatacttataatatgttaataaaaaacatttcattACAGAATGAACGGTGAGGATCATCTCTTGCTTGAATTCCCAACATTTTGGACGACAGATATAAGTTCATCTTCTaaagttaattgaaaattaaaaagttaattgaaaAGCTAAAGGTtgttaaactattttattaagttaaaaatatttaataaaattagatagaaaatgtaaaatgacaaaaaaatgtttctttgatttttgtatttttttttaattttacagactataattttaggtaattatagttttaagttatattagtaaattttgaattcttataatttttgtttaaagacTAAACAATagtgtaaaattaaaatgaatagcATAATAGTGAAAATAGTGTATAATTAAagagtttaatatttatgtactaacagcttaaataattttatattgtcatttaattacaaatcattttttaaattactttaaaataattattttaaaagttaataaatttatcatatatgatgaattataattgaataatattgtGTAAGTACACAACATTTTTTCTCATTATTAAATGTGAAGTTTTATTATACTAATAGTAGTGtgatattaaataatttcattaaaattttggtggtaaaaaataaaaatggaggaAGCAAAGGCTGCGGGTTTTGGATTATTGGAACCGCAGAATATCATAAATGGCATAGAATTGAATCGTTCTCAAAGCATAAAATGGTGAAGCTAAGGTTGAGATTCATTGCACAAAAATAGGCCACCTTCAATAACAAAACAACGTGCTTTCTTACAATTCTTGTAGCTTCATGCACATGGATTTTGGACCTCGTCGTAAAACCAGCGGATACTCAGAAGTGCCTCTTTAATTATCTCTAGTTTTCACTTTCCCTCATGTTAGCTATAATGTTGTCTTCTCTGCATATGATTGTATTAGCTGATTAGCTTGACAACCAACTTGCCTTCTGTCTGAACGTGTGCATCCAAGTACAAACGAAACTAGCTAGTTTTACAAGTTCATGTTGCAAGGTACACGTAGCAAGTTTAAATCCTGAACATACGccaaatatttatagaaaaaattatattatttttttgttctcctGGTAAATTATCCCAACTAGGGTGTTCACTAATACGGGTCATTcatgaatttaaattgattcaaaTCGATCCGAACAGTTTAGATTGGGTCATTTATGTATTTGGAtcaaaacaaaaccaaactgATTAAAATCGTTCATGTACGAGTTGAGTCATTTATATATTTGggtcaaaattaaaacaaactgATTACAACCATTTGTGTACGGACTCAATCACaagtttatatttataaatccgATCAAAATCGAGCtgataaaattttttaaagttgtttggtttaactttaaatattgttaatattaaaaCTCAAAGTGCTAGATATGTAAGTGTTGATGTTACTCGTGTTGAaaattcttataatattaaatgaatcaattttactacttttaaacatttgataatattatgttaattatattaatatttgaatgaatcatgatataaaataataattctaagaaataaaaatcaaatttaaatagataatttattaATCCGAACCAAACTAAACTGTTTATTAGAATGAGTTgggtttaaaaaaatttataaaaatcaaacatgatGAAACTGATCAAATTTAACtaaattgaatctgaatttaataaaaattgatctGAATCGGTCAACAATACCCCTAACCCAATAACAATTTGATACGGTCTAATGAAGTGGCTACTGACACAGAGGATAGTAATGAACTAGGAAATGTCCATCGAGCCATGCACTCGCACGTGATGCCCTTCCGGAGCCCATAAAGAAATGGATCATTCATCGGACTTCAGGCCCATCATCCCTTAAACTTCAACGTGTCATTGCCACAGTTCAACGTACAACACGTATAcaatcaaatcaattaaaaatgggtaaaaactaaaaagaaaaagtggtCCTGCATTGAAGGACTAAATTACCCCTGCATAAAACAACAATACTTCATGGGCCAGAGTCTCGGAACGGACAAAGAGGTGGGACCCACGACCCGCGAAGAATTGAAGAGAGAGAATAAAGAAAGGGACATTCATGTCAGGAAAATGACTGATCACTGAAATACAATTGGAGACAAAAGATGAGTCATGAGTGACAATTACATCTCTTTCGGATAAGTCCACCACCTGTTTCCTGGAACCACCACTCCTCTCACTCACTAATCTCACTATTAATCCTTAATTATATTACAGTAGaaattctttaaattaatatttaataaattaataaattttttaaaataataaatttgtttggcATCAACTTGaatcaatgtaaaaaattgaaaaatttgataaaataataagataataatttttcgtGAGATCTCTTTATAATTTTTGGTCCCAAGAagatcataaattaataattcataaaaacaggaaaaaatatattacctcTATTGAGATATGATTCAATAGTTGTCTGTTtttctttaaagtttaaatctATTTGGAGCTCATCTTTAACTTGTCTTATTGCAtgtgttatatttttgtattgtatCATAAAGTTGTGAAAAATATTCGATGTCATAGTGTTTCCTTTCGTGTAACAAGTTCCAAAAACACCGTATCATCTTCATCGTCATCTTTTTTTTCAATGATAGTACCCACAATATCTTCGCCGCCATAAATGCTTACTtaaaaactctttaaattaataattattaatttatcaataaattaataactctctaaattaataaatttctctggtcctgatattattaatttataaaattttaactgtATAGTACTTTTCTACTTTTTTAGTTTTAcaagttttctttattttattttattttttaataatttgatcctctgtttactttttatgcaaGATCTTCTATTATTTTAGTTGTACAATTTTCATCTGCTTATTAGTTTAAtatctatatttaataaaaataacataaaaatacaataatgttATGTCCGTATAAATGTATTGACAtgtaaaatattacattaatatttttcttagatattaaatgttaaattaacagataaattaaaatagtagagaattaaatttgtaaaaaaaaaagaagttaaaaagtaaaacaaaaatacaattatttcaatttcaataaaaaaattaatatatttttaattttcgtaTATCAAAAGTGATGTAATTTTAGTCATTGTTAAAATTTACAACACATGTTTCTggataaatttaagaaataaaaatatgttattaaataaaaatatatttgattttttatttgatattatcTTAATAATGGAAAGATTTACAAGAAATAGTAGTATTAGTGAATCTAAGTACCACCATTAAAAAACATTCTACAATGATACAAGAAATCTATAATATggattaattaacaaaaaagatAAGCGCTTAGGTACAAAATGGGGCCCACCAGAAAATGAGTATTATACAGAAAATCATATCCCAAGTGGTTCTCATTTCCTCTATAAATTCCCCCTTCCTCATCTCATTCATTTCACTACTAACGTTTCTTTGAATTGTGCTGTGTTGTGTTGCAAACAAAGAGGAGAAAAATATGAGTTACTTGAACCGTGTTTGGATGGCGGCGACGGTGGCGGTGGCGCAGGGCCACACCGATCCCGGCCACAAGTGCAAGACGGCGCTCACCTCCATCCACCACAACCGGAGCCGCCTCTTCTCCGGCGGATCCCTGTCAGATCTCCGGCCTCTTTCCGGCGTCGTGGGATCTGACGTGGCCGGCTCGGTGGCGGGGAGCTCCGACGTGGAGAATAGGGTGAGGCAAGCCGACGACTCTCTGAGGAAAGTGATGTACTTGAGCTGCTGGGGTCAGGGCTGAACCACACGTGGCGTTATGAACGGTGGAGATTGAAGTGGTGGCCGGAGAAAGTGACCCGGGTCGGGTTCGGATCTGAGTTGACCTGACCGAGTCAGATCGGATGACTCGGTTGGAGAGAAAAACTTGGAATGTTCTGATCTTGTAAATAGGTTATGTGTGGATGTATGTGTACAGAggataaaaatagtttttcccACTCCCGAGTGGATGGAGATGATGAGATCTGAAATTAATAAGAATACCTAAAATTATACAAACTCACTCTGATTCCCTTTTATTAATCGTCAATTTCGggtaaaattaaacaaaatactagAGATGCCTTTACCAATAATTTCTGAAGTATTGTATTTTTCAGGTCAAGGTTTGAGTTGAAGAAAAGGTCCTTTAAGAAACAGTTTTACAAGGAAAAAATCATTGAGAATGAAGCAATCATGATTggaatatgaaaattatattattatcttaaatTCATAAGttgaactaaataaaatttgaacatATACAGATGCTTCCAAGAATCAGAAGTTGATAAGGCATTTTCCGCCTTGAGTTCATTCAGATCCATAATGATAAAGTTTACACATCTGCTTCCAAGAGTCCCCAAGTAcagcaaaattttagatatgaCCCATAGTGGCAAATTTTAGCCAAAACTTTAGATTTTGCGAAGACTCTTCTAACTCGGGCATCAATTAAAActagattaataattaaaatgatgatTGATCACTTGTTATTTGAATGCAAGGTGCAGTCTGGGTCTGACTTCCTTGTTTTATTAAGCACAATTTGGTAGAAAGAGAAAGTGAGTATTCCCTAAATAAAAGGGTGCTTTTGatctttttcaattaaaattgaaattactaAATATTTACGTTGAAGATTAATTGAGGTGAAGTTCTGATTTAATTGAAGAATACGATAAAAACTCTTTAAGGAATTGCATCTTGTATTCAATAGACGAAAGGAAGAACAATATATAGCCAGGAAATTAAATGAACTTATAACCacacaaaaaaattgttaacaaaaaaaaaagaaaagaactttCAAAACCTTCTAGTAACAAAAATAGACAACCGTAAGTTACAACAAGGTACAGGATTTGTGGTGCGTATTGGGGTGTAACAATT
Above is a window of Glycine soja cultivar W05 chromosome 12, ASM419377v2, whole genome shotgun sequence DNA encoding:
- the LOC114378455 gene encoding uncharacterized protein LOC114378455, whose translation is MSYLNRVWMAATVAVAQGHTDPGHKCKTALTSIHHNRSRLFSGGSLSDLRPLSGVVGSDVAGSVAGSSDVENRVRQADDSLRKVMYLSCWGQG